From one Triticum aestivum cultivar Chinese Spring chromosome 4B, IWGSC CS RefSeq v2.1, whole genome shotgun sequence genomic stretch:
- the LOC123089533 gene encoding heavy metal-associated isoprenylated plant protein 30 — protein sequence MSVSSALSSFLYGCFNPAGGRYHHHRAGAYYHSSHPTSADTLYYNQGGFAGGRRMGRSSRPLSLQTVELKVRMCCSGCARVVKHALTKLRGVDSVEVEVEMEKVTVTGYVERHRVLKEVRRAGKKAEFWPNPDQPLHFTTAKDYFHDQESFRPSYNYYRHGYNGDKHGHLPEPHRGSDPVSNMFNDDDVNACSIM from the exons ATGTCTGTGTCGTCGGCGCTGTCGTCGTTCCTGTACGGCTGCTTCAACCCGGCGGGCGGGCGGTACCACCACCACCGCGCGGGGGCCTACTACCACAGCAGCCACCCCACGAGCGCTGACACCCTGTACTACAACCAGGGCGGGTTCGCCGGCGGCCGCAGGATGGGCCGGAGCAGCCGGCCGCTGTCCCTGCAG ACGGTGGAGCTGAAGGTGCGGATGTGCTGCTCGGGGTGCGCGCGGGTGGTGAAGCACGCGCTGACGAAGCTGCGCGGGGTGGACAgcgtggaggtggaggtggagatgGAGAAGGTGACGGTGACCGGGTACGTGGAGCGGCACCGGGTGCTCAAGGAGGTGCGGCgcgccgggaagaaggccgagttcTGGCCCAACCCGGACCAGCCGCTGCACTTCACCACCGCCAAGGACTACTTCCACGACCAGGAGTCGTTCCGCCCCAGCTACAACTACTACCGCCACGGCTACAACGGCGACAAGCacggccacctccccgagccccaCCGCGGCTCCGACCCCGTCAGCAACATGTTCAACGACGACGACGTCAACGCCTGCTCCATCATGTAA